The Prevotella sp. E9-3 genome has a window encoding:
- a CDS encoding RidA family protein: MKAIESPNAPAAIGPYSQAVQTGNLIFCSGQLPIDPATGKFPEGGIKEQTRQSLLNISRILEQEGLSLSNVVKTTVLLADISDFAAMNEVYAEMFKAPFPARSAFSVRDLPKGALVEIECIAEK; the protein is encoded by the coding sequence ATGAAAGCTATTGAATCACCTAATGCTCCTGCAGCAATCGGACCTTATAGCCAAGCCGTACAAACAGGTAATTTAATTTTTTGTAGTGGTCAATTACCAATCGACCCAGCTACAGGTAAGTTTCCAGAAGGTGGAATTAAGGAACAAACCCGTCAGTCTTTGCTTAACATAAGCAGAATATTAGAGCAAGAAGGTTTGAGTTTAAGTAACGTGGTAAAGACAACTGTTCTTTTGGCTGACATATCTGATTTTGCAGCAATGAATGAAGTGTATGCTGAAATGTTCAAAGCTCCATTTCCTGCTCGCTCTGCTTTTTCTGTTCGAGATCTTCCAAAAGGCGCATTAGTCGAAATTGAATGCATTGCAGAGAAATAA
- the queC gene encoding 7-cyano-7-deazaguanine synthase QueC — MKDSVIILSGGMDSVTMLYEFEERIALAVSFDYGSNHNAREIPFAHQHCMDLGIRHIVIPLEFMSKYFKSSLLEGPEAIPEGHYEDENMKSTVVPFRNGIMLSIAVGIAESAGLKHVMMANHGGDHTIYPDCREEFVNSFSEAARTGTYVGVTLLSPYTNLTKADIARKGKELGVDYSKTWSCYKGGVVHCGRCGTCVERREALAEAGIEDPTEYQD, encoded by the coding sequence ATGAAAGATTCTGTCATTATTTTAAGTGGTGGTATGGATTCTGTAACAATGCTATATGAATTTGAAGAACGTATAGCATTGGCTGTTTCATTTGATTATGGAAGCAATCACAACGCTCGTGAAATACCATTTGCTCATCAACACTGCATGGATTTAGGTATTCGTCACATCGTCATTCCACTTGAATTTATGTCAAAGTACTTTAAAAGTTCTCTTCTTGAAGGGCCAGAAGCTATTCCGGAAGGTCATTATGAAGATGAGAACATGAAATCTACTGTAGTTCCGTTTCGGAATGGAATTATGTTGAGTATTGCCGTTGGAATAGCCGAATCAGCTGGATTAAAACATGTAATGATGGCCAATCATGGTGGCGATCATACTATTTATCCAGACTGTCGTGAAGAATTTGTTAATTCATTTTCGGAAGCAGCTAGAACAGGAACATACGTAGGCGTAACGCTTCTTTCTCCCTACACAAATTTAACCAAAGCAGATATTGCCCGTAAAGGAAAAGAACTAGGGGTTGACTATAGCAAAACTTGGAGTTGTTACAAGGGTGGGGTAGTTCATTGTGGTCGTTGTGGCACTTGTGTAGAACGACGTGAAGCTTTGGCAGAAGCAGGTATTGAAGATCCTACTGAGTATCAAGACTAA
- a CDS encoding transketolase translates to MNDNKVMYRAADNIRILAASMVEKAKSGHPGGAMGGADFINTLYSEFLVYDPENPSWEGRDRFFLDPGHMAPMLYSQLALIDKFTLEDLQQLRQWGSVTPGHPEREIERGIENTSGPLGQGHTFAVGAAIAAKFLKARLGNVMNQTIYAYISDGGVQEEISQGAGRIAGTLGLDNLIMFYDANDIQLSTRTEVVTVEDTAKKYEAWGWYVLKIDGNDVDQIRDAIKKAQAEKERPTLIIGHCVMGKGARKADGSSYESNCATHGAPLGGDAYVNTIKNLGGDPENPFVIFPEVKELYAKRREELKKIVAERYAEKAEWAKGHPVQAKQMEEWFSGKAPVIDWSKVEQKAGAATRGASATVLGVLAEQVPNMICASADLSNSDKTDGFLKKTHDLVRGDFSGAFFEAGVAELTMACCCIGMALHGGVIPACGTFFVFSDYMKPAVRMAALMELPVKFIWTHDAFRVGEDGPTHEPVEQEAQIRLMEKLQNHHGNNSVLVVRPADAEETTVCWRMAMENTKTPTALILSRQNIDMLPEGNDYNQATKGAYVVAGSDENYDVIMLASGSEVSTLEAGAKLLREDGVKVRIVSVPSEGLFRKQSKDYQQNILPAGKKKFGLTAGLSVTLEGLVGADGFVWGLNSFGFSAPYKVLDEKLGYTGQNVYEQVKKLLAE, encoded by the coding sequence ATGAACGACAACAAAGTAATGTATCGCGCAGCCGACAATATTCGAATTTTGGCTGCTTCGATGGTTGAAAAAGCTAAATCCGGTCATCCCGGAGGTGCTATGGGAGGTGCTGATTTTATTAACACACTCTACAGCGAATTTCTTGTGTATGATCCAGAGAATCCTTCATGGGAAGGACGTGACCGTTTCTTTCTTGATCCTGGTCATATGGCTCCAATGCTTTATTCTCAGTTAGCGCTCATTGACAAATTCACTCTAGAAGACCTGCAACAATTGCGTCAGTGGGGTAGTGTAACGCCCGGTCATCCAGAACGTGAAATTGAGCGTGGTATTGAAAATACCTCTGGACCTCTTGGACAAGGACATACATTTGCCGTTGGTGCAGCTATTGCCGCCAAATTTCTGAAGGCACGTTTAGGAAATGTTATGAACCAGACTATATATGCCTATATTTCTGATGGTGGCGTACAAGAGGAAATTTCGCAGGGAGCTGGTCGCATAGCAGGTACATTAGGACTGGACAATCTTATTATGTTCTACGATGCTAACGATATCCAGTTGTCTACACGCACAGAAGTAGTAACCGTCGAGGATACTGCTAAAAAATATGAGGCATGGGGATGGTATGTGTTGAAAATTGACGGTAATGATGTTGATCAGATTCGAGATGCCATTAAAAAAGCTCAAGCTGAAAAAGAACGTCCTACTTTGATTATCGGTCATTGTGTTATGGGTAAAGGCGCACGCAAGGCCGATGGATCATCATACGAAAGCAATTGTGCTACACATGGCGCACCTCTTGGTGGCGATGCTTACGTAAATACTATTAAGAATTTAGGTGGAGATCCTGAAAATCCATTCGTAATTTTCCCAGAAGTAAAAGAACTCTATGCTAAACGTCGTGAAGAGCTGAAAAAGATTGTTGCTGAACGTTACGCAGAAAAAGCAGAATGGGCAAAAGGCCATCCAGTCCAGGCAAAACAGATGGAAGAGTGGTTTAGCGGTAAAGCCCCAGTTATTGACTGGTCAAAGGTAGAACAAAAAGCTGGTGCAGCAACACGAGGAGCATCTGCAACTGTTCTCGGAGTACTTGCTGAACAAGTTCCTAATATGATTTGTGCATCTGCTGACTTGTCAAACTCTGATAAAACTGATGGTTTCTTGAAGAAAACACATGATTTAGTTCGTGGTGACTTCAGTGGCGCATTTTTTGAAGCTGGTGTTGCAGAACTTACAATGGCATGTTGCTGCATAGGAATGGCATTGCATGGTGGCGTTATTCCTGCTTGCGGTACATTCTTTGTATTCTCTGATTATATGAAACCTGCTGTACGAATGGCTGCCTTAATGGAACTTCCTGTGAAATTTATCTGGACCCATGATGCTTTTAGAGTTGGAGAAGATGGTCCTACACATGAACCCGTTGAACAGGAAGCACAAATCCGATTAATGGAAAAACTACAAAACCATCACGGCAACAATTCCGTACTTGTAGTACGTCCAGCAGATGCTGAAGAAACAACTGTTTGTTGGCGTATGGCAATGGAAAATACCAAAACTCCAACAGCTTTGATTCTCTCACGTCAAAATATTGATATGTTACCTGAAGGTAATGATTACAACCAGGCAACTAAAGGTGCTTATGTCGTTGCCGGAAGTGATGAAAATTACGATGTAATAATGTTGGCTAGCGGTTCAGAAGTATCTACACTTGAAGCAGGTGCAAAGTTACTCCGTGAGGACGGCGTAAAAGTTCGTATTGTTAGTGTTCCTTCGGAAGGACTTTTCCGTAAACAATCAAAAGATTATCAGCAGAACATCCTTCCAGCTGGCAAAAAGAAGTTTGGTTTAACAGCTGGACTTTCAGTTACATTAGAAGGTCTTGTGGGTGCCGATGGCTTTGTTTGGGGATTAAATAGTTTTGGATTCTCAGCACCATACAAAGTGCTTGATGAAAAACTTGGATATACCGGACAGAATGTTTATGAGCAAGTAAAAAAATTGCTTGCAGAATAA
- a CDS encoding OmpH family outer membrane protein, translating into MKKSFIYVLSIAFALVSCNKQAEKMDSEPVVSESTENQGGIKIAYIEVDSLMTQFEFAKERSKELEKKSLNARNTLNQKGNQLQAAANNFQQKLQNNSFTSREQAEGVQAALQRQQSDLATLQARLENELASEQQKFLQALQDSLDNFLAIYNKDKKYDMIINKSAILYSDKKYDITQEVINGLNKRYKKQANKENK; encoded by the coding sequence ATGAAAAAGAGCTTTATTTATGTACTATCTATTGCTTTTGCCTTAGTTTCTTGCAATAAGCAGGCAGAAAAGATGGATTCAGAACCCGTAGTTAGTGAAAGTACTGAAAATCAAGGAGGAATTAAGATTGCCTATATTGAAGTAGATTCACTGATGACTCAATTCGAGTTTGCCAAAGAAAGAAGCAAAGAACTTGAAAAAAAGAGTTTAAATGCTCGTAATACTTTAAATCAGAAAGGAAACCAATTACAGGCTGCAGCCAACAATTTCCAGCAAAAGTTGCAGAACAATAGTTTTACGAGTCGCGAACAGGCAGAAGGTGTTCAAGCAGCTCTTCAACGCCAGCAAAGTGACCTCGCAACACTTCAAGCTCGTTTAGAAAATGAATTAGCTTCTGAACAACAGAAATTTTTGCAGGCCCTGCAAGACAGTTTAGATAATTTCTTGGCTATTTATAATAAGGACAAAAAGTATGACATGATCATAAATAAAAGCGCAATTCTATATTCTGACAAGAAATATGACATTACTCAAGAAGTAATCAATGGCTTAAATAAAAGGTATAAAAAGCAAGCAAATAAAGAAAATAAATAA
- a CDS encoding aminoacyl-histidine dipeptidase, translating into MNKSDLKPAVVFEQFSKINEIPRPSKHEEKMIEYLKNWGESRGLQTKVDETGNVLISKPATKGMENRKKVILQSHMDMVCDKLVDVEFDFDKDPIKTYIDGDWLTAEGTTLGADDGIGCAIELAILDSNDIEHGPIECVFTRDEETGLSGAEGMKPGFMTGDYLINLDSEDEGEIFVSCAGGRNTTAKFTFSREDAPTLFFMRGQLKGLVGGHSGDDINKKRANAIKILGRFLYQEMNRYEGIRLAQFHSGKLHNAIPRDGSFVIGVPSAIKENLMADWNIFATQVEDEFHITDTSMVWLMESADAEPVIEQTVAMNFVRALQAVDNGIYAICQDEALGGMVETSSNIASVHTEETEINILSSQRSNVMSNLDNMCATIVATFELAGAKAWSSDGYPAWKMRPGSELTSIVRDTYKELFGKEPIVRGIHAGLECGLFSERYPNLDMVSFGPTLRFVHTPEERLYIPSVQMVWDHLLLVLKRI; encoded by the coding sequence ATGAATAAAAGTGATTTAAAACCTGCCGTTGTATTTGAACAATTTTCAAAGATTAATGAGATTCCTCGTCCTTCAAAGCATGAAGAAAAGATGATTGAATATCTGAAGAATTGGGGCGAAAGTCGTGGTCTTCAAACTAAAGTTGATGAAACCGGTAACGTTTTAATTAGTAAACCCGCAACAAAAGGAATGGAGAACCGAAAAAAAGTGATTCTCCAAAGCCACATGGATATGGTGTGCGATAAGCTTGTTGATGTGGAATTTGATTTTGACAAAGACCCTATTAAAACCTATATCGATGGCGATTGGCTGACAGCAGAAGGAACAACTCTTGGTGCTGATGATGGAATCGGTTGCGCTATTGAACTCGCAATTCTTGATTCTAATGACATTGAGCATGGTCCTATAGAATGTGTTTTTACTCGTGACGAGGAGACAGGTTTGAGTGGTGCTGAAGGAATGAAACCTGGATTTATGACAGGAGATTATTTAATTAACCTTGATTCTGAGGATGAAGGTGAAATCTTCGTTTCATGCGCTGGAGGTCGTAATACTACTGCAAAGTTTACTTTTAGTCGTGAGGATGCCCCTACCCTATTTTTTATGCGTGGCCAGTTGAAGGGCCTTGTTGGTGGTCATTCCGGTGATGATATTAACAAAAAACGAGCTAACGCTATAAAAATTCTAGGCCGATTCCTATATCAGGAGATGAACAGATATGAGGGTATTCGCTTAGCTCAATTCCATTCAGGAAAACTTCATAATGCAATTCCGCGTGATGGTTCTTTTGTTATCGGTGTTCCTTCAGCTATAAAAGAAAATTTAATGGCAGATTGGAATATTTTCGCCACTCAAGTTGAAGATGAGTTCCATATAACTGATACATCAATGGTTTGGTTGATGGAATCTGCAGACGCTGAACCTGTTATTGAACAAACCGTTGCAATGAACTTTGTTCGCGCTCTTCAGGCTGTTGACAATGGTATTTATGCAATTTGTCAAGATGAAGCATTAGGTGGTATGGTAGAGACTTCATCAAATATTGCGAGTGTCCATACAGAAGAAACTGAAATAAATATTCTATCATCCCAGCGTAGCAACGTGATGTCGAATCTTGACAACATGTGTGCTACTATTGTTGCGACTTTTGAACTTGCTGGGGCAAAAGCATGGTCAAGTGATGGATATCCAGCTTGGAAGATGCGTCCTGGAAGTGAATTGACCTCTATTGTTCGAGATACATATAAGGAACTGTTTGGTAAAGAACCTATAGTTCGAGGCATTCATGCAGGTTTGGAGTGCGGACTGTTTTCTGAACGCTATCCAAATCTTGATATGGTAAGTTTCGGCCCCACATTGAGATTTGTTCATACTCCAGAAGAAAGACTGTATATTCCTTCTGTACAAATGGTTTGGGATCATCTTCTGCTTGTATTGAAACGTATCTAA
- the uvrA gene encoding excinuclease ABC subunit UvrA, with protein MKDCIEIKGARVNNLKNVDVRIPRNKLVVIAGVSGSGKSSLAFDTLYAEGQRRYVESLSSYARQFLGRMNKPECDFIRGIPPAIAIEQKVIARNPRSTVGTSTEIYEYLRLLFARIGHTFSPISGEEVKKHSTEDVVQKMLEFSKGTKFVVLAPIHVPDGRTLEQQLKAEILQGYSRIFINNEFVQIEDYLNQSENQNTLQEYNQSIELYLVIDRLSVDDSKDNISRLVDSTETAFYEGQGEMRLMFLPSNIIYDFSTHFEADGILFEEPTDQLFSFNSPVGACPECQGFGSVIGIDEHLVIPNTSLSVYDGCVICWHGDKMSEWKNWFCRHAAKDNFPIFEPYYNLSQKQKDYLWHGLPSDNHKDIHDKPCIDSFFQMVTENQYKIQYRVMLSRYRGKTICPKCHGTRLKKEAEYVKIDGRSITDLVQMPVVRLAEWFNHIELNEHDANIAKRLLIEIKSRLQFLLNVGLGYLTLNRLSNTLSGGESQRINLCTSLGSSLVGSLYILDEPSIGLHQRDTDRLIHVLRDLQKLGNTVVIVEHDEDIMRAADYLIDVGPDAGRLGGKIVFEGDAKDINEKYIEKYPQSYTVRYLLHQYDLPVPHSRRPWNQFVKIEGARMNNLQGIDVKIPLNVISIITGVSGSGKSSLIKGILYPALKRHLGEVFDAPGEYSGLSGDVNAIRHVEFVDQNPIGKSTRSNPATYVKAYDAIRDLFAEQPLAQQMGFTAQYFSFNTDGGRCDECKGAGTITVEMQFMADLVLECESCHGHRFKHDILDVRFEGKNIDDVLNMTINEAIEFFSEHNQAKIVNRLKPLQDVGLGYIKLGQNSSSLSGGENQRVKLAYFIGQEKQEPTLFIFDEPTTGLHFHDIKRLLSSFNALIERGHTIIIIEHNMDVIKQGDWVIDLGPEGGDKGGQLVVAGTPEQVAKCSNSITGRYLAEKLS; from the coding sequence ATAAAAGACTGTATTGAAATCAAAGGTGCGCGCGTTAACAATTTAAAGAATGTTGACGTGCGCATTCCTCGTAATAAGTTGGTTGTGATTGCAGGTGTATCTGGTAGCGGAAAGTCATCACTTGCTTTCGATACTTTATATGCTGAAGGCCAACGCCGCTATGTTGAAAGTCTTTCAAGTTATGCTCGCCAGTTCCTTGGAAGAATGAACAAGCCTGAGTGCGACTTCATTCGCGGTATTCCACCTGCTATTGCTATAGAACAGAAAGTTATAGCAAGAAATCCGCGGAGCACAGTTGGCACATCAACAGAAATTTATGAATACCTCCGCTTGCTGTTTGCAAGAATAGGACATACTTTTTCACCTATCAGCGGTGAGGAAGTTAAGAAACATTCTACGGAGGATGTCGTGCAAAAAATGCTAGAGTTTTCCAAAGGAACTAAATTCGTTGTGTTGGCACCGATTCATGTTCCAGATGGACGCACACTAGAGCAACAGCTGAAAGCAGAAATTCTTCAAGGATATTCCAGAATATTTATAAACAACGAATTTGTTCAGATTGAAGACTATTTAAATCAATCAGAAAATCAAAATACGCTTCAAGAGTACAACCAATCAATTGAGCTCTATTTGGTTATAGACCGTCTTTCGGTTGATGATTCAAAAGATAATATTTCTCGTTTAGTAGATTCCACAGAGACTGCTTTCTATGAAGGACAAGGCGAGATGCGCCTTATGTTCTTGCCATCGAATATCATTTATGATTTTTCGACTCATTTTGAGGCTGATGGAATTCTTTTCGAGGAGCCAACAGACCAGCTATTCTCTTTCAACTCTCCCGTTGGAGCTTGTCCTGAATGTCAGGGATTTGGAAGTGTTATAGGTATCGATGAACACTTGGTGATTCCCAATACTTCATTAAGTGTGTATGATGGTTGTGTTATATGTTGGCATGGCGACAAGATGAGTGAATGGAAGAATTGGTTCTGCCGTCATGCAGCCAAAGATAATTTTCCAATCTTTGAGCCATATTACAATTTATCACAGAAGCAGAAAGATTATCTATGGCACGGATTGCCGAGCGACAATCATAAAGACATTCATGACAAGCCTTGTATTGATTCCTTTTTTCAAATGGTTACAGAGAATCAGTATAAGATTCAGTATCGTGTAATGTTAAGTCGATATAGAGGTAAAACCATTTGTCCAAAATGCCATGGAACACGTCTTAAGAAAGAAGCTGAATATGTAAAAATCGATGGTCGTAGTATTACAGATTTGGTTCAGATGCCTGTGGTAAGATTGGCAGAATGGTTTAATCATATTGAATTGAACGAACATGATGCAAATATTGCAAAACGCTTATTAATTGAAATAAAATCCAGACTCCAATTTCTTCTTAATGTAGGTCTCGGCTATCTCACTCTTAACCGTCTTTCAAACACATTGAGTGGTGGTGAGAGTCAAAGAATCAATCTATGTACATCGTTAGGCAGTAGTCTTGTTGGTTCGCTGTATATTCTTGACGAACCTTCTATTGGTCTTCATCAACGTGATACAGATCGATTGATACACGTTCTGCGTGATCTCCAGAAATTAGGCAATACTGTTGTAATTGTAGAGCACGACGAGGATATTATGCGTGCGGCAGATTATCTCATCGATGTTGGACCTGATGCAGGCCGATTAGGTGGAAAAATTGTTTTTGAAGGTGATGCGAAAGATATAAACGAAAAATATATTGAGAAGTATCCTCAGAGCTATACTGTTCGCTATTTACTTCATCAATATGATTTGCCGGTTCCTCATTCTCGCCGTCCTTGGAATCAGTTTGTCAAGATAGAAGGTGCACGAATGAACAATTTACAGGGGATTGATGTGAAAATCCCTCTGAATGTTATATCAATTATCACTGGTGTAAGTGGCAGTGGTAAGTCTTCTCTTATTAAAGGAATACTCTACCCAGCCCTAAAGCGTCATTTAGGAGAAGTGTTTGATGCCCCAGGTGAATATTCAGGATTGTCAGGGGATGTTAACGCTATTCGTCATGTCGAATTTGTTGACCAAAATCCAATAGGAAAATCTACCCGTTCCAATCCAGCAACATACGTCAAAGCATATGATGCTATTCGAGACCTGTTTGCTGAACAGCCTTTAGCTCAACAGATGGGCTTTACTGCTCAGTATTTCTCGTTTAATACTGACGGTGGTCGATGTGATGAATGTAAAGGTGCTGGTACAATAACTGTTGAGATGCAATTTATGGCAGATCTCGTTTTGGAATGTGAATCTTGTCATGGTCATCGTTTCAAACATGATATTCTTGATGTTCGCTTTGAAGGAAAGAACATTGATGATGTGCTGAATATGACTATCAATGAGGCTATAGAATTCTTCTCAGAACATAATCAAGCCAAAATAGTTAATCGTCTTAAACCATTACAGGATGTTGGACTTGGCTATATAAAACTTGGCCAAAACTCTTCAAGTCTATCAGGGGGAGAAAACCAACGAGTAAAGTTGGCGTATTTCATTGGTCAGGAAAAGCAGGAACCTACTTTGTTTATTTTTGACGAACCAACAACAGGACTCCATTTCCACGATATTAAGCGTTTGCTTTCCTCGTTCAACGCATTAATTGAACGTGGGCATACCATTATTATTATTGAACATAATATGGATGTCATTAAGCAGGGAGATTGGGTAATTGATCTTGGTCCGGAAGGAGGCGACAAAGGCGGACAACTAGTTGTTGCCGGCACACCTGAACAGGTTGCCAAGTGTTCTAATAGTATTACAGGACGTTACTTAGCTGAAAAACTCAGTTAA
- the ispE gene encoding 4-(cytidine 5'-diphospho)-2-C-methyl-D-erythritol kinase, producing MITFPIAKINLGLNVVERRSDGYHNLETVFYPVPITDALEVQLMDEQFPSDVDCDLKVTNIQVEGDEQKNLIVKAYQLLKRDFPSQLKRVHAHLYKAIPTQAGMGGGSSDCAAMIKLLNEQFQLHLSNDQMIGYAAQLGADCPFFILNRPVYAEGIGERMQTIDLNLNGLYLAVVRPDIPVPTKEAFSLIKPAKPSICCRQIVEQPVEQWRDLLVNDFEKSVFAIHPQIGEIKVRLYELGSVYSAMSGSGSSVFGLFRNPIELDSQFEGMYTKCVRL from the coding sequence ATGATTACATTTCCTATAGCAAAGATTAACTTGGGGTTGAACGTTGTAGAACGACGTTCGGACGGCTATCACAATCTTGAAACTGTATTTTATCCTGTTCCTATTACGGATGCTCTTGAAGTACAGTTAATGGACGAACAATTTCCTTCAGATGTTGATTGTGATTTAAAAGTTACAAATATACAGGTTGAAGGTGATGAGCAAAAGAATCTTATAGTTAAAGCATATCAATTATTGAAGCGTGACTTTCCAAGTCAATTGAAGAGGGTACATGCTCACTTATATAAAGCTATTCCTACGCAAGCAGGAATGGGGGGCGGATCAAGTGACTGTGCAGCAATGATCAAACTTTTAAATGAACAGTTTCAACTTCATCTAAGTAATGACCAGATGATTGGTTATGCTGCTCAACTTGGTGCAGACTGTCCTTTCTTCATTTTGAATCGTCCTGTATATGCTGAAGGGATAGGGGAGCGAATGCAAACAATTGACTTAAATCTTAATGGGTTGTACTTAGCTGTTGTCCGTCCAGACATTCCAGTTCCAACTAAAGAGGCATTCTCTCTTATCAAACCTGCAAAACCATCTATTTGTTGCAGGCAAATCGTTGAACAACCCGTAGAACAATGGCGTGATTTATTAGTCAATGATTTTGAAAAGAGTGTATTTGCTATCCATCCTCAAATCGGTGAAATCAAGGTACGTCTTTATGAATTAGGATCTGTTTACTCAGCAATGAGTGGTAGCGGCAGCTCAGTATTTGGATTATTTCGTAATCCTATCGAATTGGACTCACAGTTTGAAGGAATGTACACAAAGTGTGTTAGGTTGTAA
- a CDS encoding MBL fold metallo-hydrolase produces the protein MLNIKTFVCNMLQENTYVVNDESLECIIIDCGAYYDNERLSIVNYINDNHLKPVHLLCTHGHLDHCFGNDSIYDSFGLLPEIHAADEFLACDLTEQANTMFGMPYNRPTPPLGRFLEDNQIVEFGNHQFQVLHTPGHTPGGVSFYCSDEKVVFTGDTLFRMSVGRTDFERGSWEDLLNSLRTVISSLPDDTIVYSGHGPLTNIKQEKNMNPYLL, from the coding sequence ATGCTAAATATTAAGACTTTTGTCTGCAATATGTTGCAGGAAAATACTTATGTGGTAAATGATGAGTCTTTAGAGTGTATTATCATTGATTGTGGCGCCTACTATGATAACGAAAGACTTTCAATAGTTAATTACATAAATGATAATCATCTTAAACCTGTACATCTATTGTGTACTCATGGCCATTTAGATCATTGCTTTGGTAACGATTCCATTTATGATTCTTTCGGCCTTTTACCAGAAATTCATGCTGCCGATGAATTCTTGGCTTGTGATCTTACAGAGCAAGCTAACACTATGTTTGGCATGCCATACAATCGACCTACGCCACCACTGGGACGTTTTCTTGAAGACAATCAAATAGTTGAATTTGGCAATCATCAATTTCAAGTACTACACACACCAGGTCATACTCCAGGAGGCGTGTCGTTTTATTGTTCGGACGAAAAGGTTGTTTTTACAGGCGACACACTATTTAGGATGAGTGTAGGTCGAACAGACTTTGAACGAGGTTCATGGGAAGACCTTCTCAATAGCCTGCGAACAGTTATCTCATCACTTCCAGATGACACAATTGTATATAGCGGACATGGACCTCTAACCAACATAAAGCAAGAAAAAAACATGAACCCATATTTATTATAG
- the rsmG gene encoding 16S rRNA (guanine(527)-N(7))-methyltransferase RsmG, whose protein sequence is MNSELINKYFSNLSDTQRSQFEALDALYHEWNEKINVISRKDIDNLNLHHILHSLGIAKMIHFRPGTRVLDFGTGGGFPGIPLAILFPDCTFKLIDGTGKKIRVAQEVISAIGLKNCEAVHLRGEDEKDRYDFIVSRAVMPLPDLVKIVRKNVSHDSHNALPNGILCLKGGDLDNETAPFHRIVQIQPLTQWFKEEWFKEKHCIYLPL, encoded by the coding sequence ATGAATTCAGAATTAATAAACAAATACTTTTCGAATCTTTCCGATACTCAACGTAGTCAGTTTGAAGCGCTTGACGCATTATATCATGAATGGAATGAGAAGATTAATGTAATTTCTCGAAAGGATATAGACAATCTTAATCTCCATCATATTCTACATTCGTTGGGTATAGCAAAAATGATTCATTTCCGTCCAGGTACTCGTGTTTTAGACTTTGGAACAGGTGGAGGATTCCCTGGTATTCCTTTGGCAATCTTATTCCCAGACTGTACCTTCAAGTTGATTGACGGAACAGGAAAGAAAATCCGTGTAGCTCAAGAAGTTATAAGTGCGATAGGACTAAAGAATTGCGAAGCTGTGCATCTTCGTGGTGAGGATGAAAAAGATCGTTATGATTTTATCGTAAGCCGTGCTGTTATGCCATTACCTGATTTAGTAAAAATCGTACGTAAAAATGTTTCGCACGATTCACATAATGCATTACCAAATGGCATACTTTGCCTAAAAGGAGGTGATTTAGATAATGAAACTGCTCCATTCCATCGCATCGTTCAAATTCAGCCTCTCACTCAGTGGTTTAAAGAAGAGTGGTTTAAAGAGAAACATTGTATATATTTACCTCTTTAA